From ANME-2 cluster archaeon, one genomic window encodes:
- a CDS encoding YkgJ family cysteine cluster protein: MRFNILDAVSDLKVKKSMADKLSINEMAKQVVSIGFECMRCGECCRARSGDNTVILFPDEIQMIVDTHGMTPDEVCEPSIPQFTDDRGTLHCFEWVLNRHSSGDCIFIQADNTCMLYQQRPWICSTYPFFLAFTNEAIKPDIKVSECRGVGHPIKKEDAIRLAELLKGRLLAEITEETRLLENLKGFEDWEPIRDYSRQGYSIAVHDSRGITYITD; the protein is encoded by the coding sequence GCAGACAAGCTAAGTATTAATGAAATGGCCAAGCAGGTTGTTTCAATAGGTTTTGAATGTATGAGGTGTGGTGAATGCTGCCGTGCCAGGTCTGGTGATAACACAGTTATCCTGTTCCCAGATGAGATACAGATGATAGTGGACACCCATGGAATGACCCCGGACGAGGTTTGTGAACCATCAATACCTCAGTTCACTGACGACAGAGGCACCCTCCATTGTTTTGAATGGGTGCTTAACAGGCACAGCAGTGGAGATTGTATATTTATTCAGGCTGACAATACCTGCATGTTATATCAGCAAAGACCATGGATATGCAGCACATACCCGTTCTTCCTGGCATTTACCAATGAGGCTATAAAACCCGATATAAAGGTATCAGAATGCCGGGGTGTAGGACATCCTATTAAAAAAGAGGATGCCATTAGGCTTGCCGAACTGCTTAAGGGTAGGCTTCTGGCGGAGATCACTGAAGAGACCAGGTTATTAGAAAACCTTAAAGGATTTGAGGATTGGGAACCCATCAGGGATTATTCCAGGCAGGGATATTCTATTGCCGTGCATGACAGCCGTGGTATTACTTATATTACTGATTAA